A single genomic interval of Pyrus communis chromosome 7, drPyrComm1.1, whole genome shotgun sequence harbors:
- the LOC137740244 gene encoding uncharacterized protein, which translates to MRRSAIKAANKELERIDAVFISYENASSGLIDPEGIERLCSDLEVDHTDVRVLMLAWKMKAEKQGYFTLEEWRVGLKGLRVDNVNKLKKALPELEKEVGRPSNFVDFYSYAFEYCLTEEKQKSIDIDSICELLNIVLGSQYPSQVDLFTQYLKIQNDYKVINMDQWMGFYRFCNEISFPDLSNYDPELAWPLILDNFVDWIQEK; encoded by the exons ATGAGACGCTCAG CCATTAAAGCAGCTAATAAAGAGTTGGAACGTATTGATGCCGTCTTTATCTCATATGAAAATGCATCTTCTGGTTTGATTGA CCCAGAGGGAATCGAACGTCTTTGTTCAGATTTGGAAGTTGACCATACCGATGTAAGGGTCTTGATGCTTGCCTG GAAAATGAAAGCTGAAAAACAAGGATACTTTACCTTG GAAGAGTGGCGAGTAGGTCTTAAAGGACTAAGGGTGGACaatgtaaataaattaaagaaggcACTTCCAGAGCTAGAGAAAGAG GTCGGGAGGCCATCAAACTTTGTGGATTTCTATTCCTATGCATTCGAATATTGTTTAACAG AGGAGAAACAGAAGAGCATAGATATAGACAGCATATGCGAGTTATTAAATATTGTTTTAGGATCTCAATACCCTTCGCAGGTTGACTTATTTACTCAGTATCTAAAG ATCCAGAATGATTACAAAGTCATAAATATGGATCAATGGATGGGCTTTTACCGGTTTTGCAATGAG ATAAGTTTTCCAGACCTTAGCAACTACGACCCTGAACTTGCATGGCCTTTGATCCTTGACAATTTTGTTGACTGGATACAAGAAAAGTAG
- the LOC137740274 gene encoding uncharacterized protein: MRRSAIKAANKELERIDAVFISYENASSGLIDPEGIERLCSDLEVDHTDVRVLMLAWKMKAEKQGYFTLEEWRVGLKGLRVDNVNKLKKALPELEKEVGRPSNFVDFYSYAFEYCLTEEKQKSIDIDSICELLNIVLGSQYHSQVDLFTQYLKIQNDYKVINMDQWMGFYRFCNEISFPDISNYDPKLAWPLILDNFVDWILLEAHSRKYSTNIA; this comes from the exons ATGAGACGCTCAG CCATTAAAGCAGCTAATAAAGAGTTGGAACGTATTGATGCCGTCTTTATCTCATATGAAAATGCATCTTCTGGTTTGATTGA CCCAGAGGGAATCGAACGTCTTTGTTCAGATTTGGAAGTTGACCATACCGATGTAAGGGTCTTGATGCTTGCCTG GAAAATGAAAGCTGAAAAACAAGGATACTTTACCTTG GAAGAGTGGCGAGTAGGTCTTAAAGGACTAAGGGTGGACaatgtaaataaattaaagaaggcACTTCCAGAGCTAGAGAAAGAG GTCGGGAGGCCATCAAACTTTGTGGATTTCTATTCCTATGCATTCGAATATTGTTTAACAG AGGAGAAACAGAAGAGCATAGATATAGACAGCATATGCGAGTTATTAAATATTGTTTTAGGATCTCAATACCATTCGCAGGTTGACTTATTTACTCAGTATCTAAAG ATCCAGAATGATTACAAAGTCATAAATATGGATCAATGGATGGGCTTTTACCGGTTTTGCAATGAG ATAAGTTTTCCAGACATTAGCAACTACGACCCTAAACTTGCATGGCCTTTGATCCTTGACAATTTTGTTGACTGGATACTGTTGGAAGCACACTCGCGAAAATACTCGACAAACATTGCCTAG
- the LOC137740666 gene encoding uncharacterized protein, translated as MNEELQRQHEGMDSSFSIILHLTELYGEGTRNRRFSTVCELVKTKMVKGAPVHLHALKMIGFIEQLENLGTPLDGELAQDFILASLSDSFSQFVMNYNMNKMDSTLSELLNMLVTAEKTMMKENVVGTSAVAYNKPSSSKSKPQGKGKGKEKKSPTLKPKGGVKKKKAMEPKGACHHCGKEGHWKRNCRLYLATLKDKPQGMVYVLIFNSNC; from the coding sequence ATGAATGAGGAGCTACAGAGACAGCACGAGGGCATGGACAGTTCATTTTCCATAATACTCCATCTTACGGAGTTATATGGTGAAGGGACGCGCAACCGTCGCTTTAGCACTGTCTGTGAACTTGTGAAGACCAAGATGGTCAAGGGGGCTCCAGTGCATCTACATGCACTGAAGATGATAGGATTCATTGAACAACTGGAGAACCTAGGTACTCCACTTGACGGGGAATTGGCCCAGGACTTTATATTGGCTTCTCTTTCTGATTCATTCTCACAGTTCGTAATGAACTACAATATGAATAAAATGGATAGTACTCTCTCTGAGTTACTAAACATGTTAGTAACTGCTGAGAAAACTATGATGAAAGAGAACGTTGTAGGGACTTCTGCAGTAGCCTACAACAAGCCATCCTCTTCCAAGTCTAAGCCGCAAGGCAAAGGCaaagggaaggagaagaagtcaCCCACTCTTAAGCCGAAAGGAggagtgaagaaaaagaaggcaaTGGAGCCCAAGGGGGCTTGCCACCACTGTGGAAAGGAGGGGCATTGGAAGAGGAATTGCAGGTTATACCTTGCAACTCTTAAGGACAAGCCACAAGGTATGGTTTATGTTCTTATCTTCAATTCTAATTGTTAG
- the LOC137740667 gene encoding uncharacterized protein → MVGSTLAKILDKHCLEGHNFPSWYRNVKILLTLEKIVYVLDKALPHLPLGPSATEDERAKFDKHIEDDTQAKCYLLASMNEELQRQHEGMDSAFSIILHLTELYGEGTRNRRFSTVCELVKTKMVKGAPVHLHALKMIGFIEQLENLGTPLNGELAQDFILASLSDSFSQFVMNYNMNKMDGTLSELLNMLVTVEKTMMKENVVGTSAVAYNKPSSSKSKSQGKGKGKEKTSPTLKPKGGVKKKKAMEPKGACHHCGKEGHWKRNCRLYLATLKDKPQGMVYVLIFNSNC, encoded by the coding sequence ATGGTTGGAAGCACACTCGCAAAAATACTCGACAAACATTGCCTAGAGGGGCACAATTTCCCATCATGGTATCGTAATGTCAAGATTCTCCTAACATTAGAGAAGATTGTTTACGTACTAGACAAAGCTCTACCTCACTTGCCTCTTGGCCCTTCGGCCACTGAGGATGAACGTGCTAAGTTTGACAAGCACATTGAGGATGACACACAAGCCAAGTGCTATCTGTTGGCTTCCATGAATGAGGAGCTACAGAGACAGCACGAGGGCATGGACAGTGCATTTTCCATAATACTCCATCTTACGGAGTTATATGGTGAAGGGACGCGCAACCGTCGCTTTAGCACTGTCTGTGAACTTGTGAAGACCAAGATGGTCAAGGGGGCTCCAGTGCATCTACATGCACTGAAGATGATAGGATTCATTGAACAACTGGAGAACCTAGGTACTCCACTTAACGGGGAATTGGCCCAGGACTTTATATTGGCTTCTCTTTCTGATTCATTCTCACAATTCGTAATGAACTACAATATGAATAAAATGGATGGTACTCTCTCTGAGTTACTAAACATGTTAGTAACTGTTGAGAAAACTATGATGAAAGAGAACGTTGTAGGGACTTCTGCAGTAGCCTACAACAAGCCATCCTCTTCCAAGTCTAAGTCGCAAGGCAAAGGCAAAGGGAAGGAGAAGACGTCACCCACTCTTAAGCCAAAAGGAggagtgaagaaaaagaaggcaaTGGAGCCCAAGGGGGCTTGCCACCACTGTGGAAAGGAGGGGCATTGGAAGAGGAATTGCAGGTTATACCTTGCAACTCTTAAGGACAAGCCACAAGGTATGGTTTATGTTCTTATCTTCAATTCTAATTGTTAG